A stretch of Odocoileus virginianus isolate 20LAN1187 ecotype Illinois chromosome 31, Ovbor_1.2, whole genome shotgun sequence DNA encodes these proteins:
- the REEP4 gene encoding receptor expression-enhancing protein 4, with the protein MVSWMICRLVVLLFGMLYPAYASYKAVKTKNIREYVRWMMYWIVFALFMAVETFTDVFISWFPFYYEIKMAFVLWLLSPYTRGASMLYRKFVHPSLSRHEKEIDTYIVQAKERSYETVLSFGKRGLNIAASAAVQAAAKSQGALAGRLRSFSMQDLRTIPDGPAPTYQDPLYLEDQVPRRRPPIGYRAGGLRDSDTDNECWSDTEVVPQPPARPREKPLGRSQSLRVVKRKPLAREGTSRSLKVRTRKKTAPSDMDS; encoded by the exons ATGGTGTCGTGGATGATCTGTCGCCTGGTGGT GCTGCTGTTTGGGATGCTGTACCCAGCTTATGCTTCCTACAAGGCTGTGAAGACCAAGAACATTCGTGAATAT GTCCGATGGATGATGTATTGGATCGTCTTTGCACTCTTCATGGCGGTGGAGACCTTCACGGACGTCTTTATTTCCTG GTTCCCTTTCTACTACGAGATCAAGATGGCGTTTGTGCTGTGGCTGCTTTCGCCCTACACCAGGGGGGCCAGCATGCTTTACCGAAAGTTTGTCCACCCATCCTTGTCTCGCCATGAGAAG GAAATCGACACCTACATTGTGCAAGCCAAGGAGCGCAGCTACGAGACGGTGCTCAGCTTTGGGAAGCGGGGCCTCAACATTGCTGCCTCCGCTGCTGTGCAGGCTGCCGCTAAG AGTCAGGGTGCACTGGCTGGGAGGCTGCGGAGCTTCTCCATGCAGGACCTGCGCACCATCCCCGATGGCCCCGCCCCCACGTACCAGGATCCCCTCTACCTGGAGGACCAGGTACCCCGCCGCAGGCCACCCATCG GGTACAGGGCAGGGGGCCTGCGAGACAGTGACACCGATAATGAGTGTTGGTCCGACACAGAAGTGGTCCCCCAGCCACCAGCCCGGCCCCGAGAGAAGCCGCTGGGCCGTAGCCAGAGCCTGCGTGTGGTCAAGAGGAAGCCTCTGGCCCGGGAG GGCACCTCACGCTCCCTGAAGGTTCGGACAAGGAAAAAGACCGCACCCTCAGACATGGACAGCTAG